The genome window GCGGCGACCTTGCGCACGCCGTCCTTGCGCAACTGCACCAACGGCTCGATAATCGCGTAGCCAAACGCGTCCTGGGGATCAATGCCGAGCTGCGCGAAGACATTGTGCTGGCGCTTGATGCCCGCCACCGTCTCATCCACATCGGTCAGAATCGTTCCCTGGAGCAGGAACTTCGCGCCGCTGTCGCGCACGAGCTTGCCGAAGACATGCTGGTAGAAGGTCTGGGTTATCGCTTCGCGCTTCTCCTCGGGGTCGGTTACGCCTTTGAGCGCGGCGAAGAACTGGTCGCGCGCGTCAACGATCTCGACTATCACCCCCAACCCCGCGAAAAGGTCAACAATGCGCTGGGGTTCGCCTTCGCGCATCAGGCCATTCTCGACGAAATACGTCCTCAGACGGTCGCCCAACGCGCGGTGGCCGAGCATGGTCACCGCCGAGGAGTCCACTCCGCCCGACAGGGCGTTGATCGCGACCCCGTCGCCGACCGTTGCCGCGATCTCCGCCGCCTTGTCGGCGATGAACTGTTCCGCATCCAGCTCGCTCGACTTGATCTCCGTGATGCTCATGAGCAGGTCCTCCGCGTCGTTATGCGGCGATAAGGCGGGCGGTGCGCCCACACCAGTCGGGGCAGCCCGACGGCCCCGGGCCGGAACCATATTCTTGCGACGGCGCGAGGGGGGATTCCTTCCGCGCGCACCTGCCGGGCGCGAAGGCGGGTTAGATCCCCTGCGTTCATCTGCGCGATCCGCGGACGACTCCTATAATGTGAACTCCACGGTTGCGATCTGCTTCGCCTTCAGCGGCAGCGACAATTTGCTCCCGTCAGGGGTCAGGTGCTCCTGCACCTCCTCGTTGAGGTTGAGCAGGGCCGCCGAAGCGATGGGCTTGTACGCCGCCAGGGTCGCGGTCACGTCGTGTGCCGTCGGGTTGTAGATGCGCGCGACCAGCGTCTCCCGATCCTCGGCGCGCTTGAGGGCGCTCAAGGCCACCGCCTCCGGCTCGATCGTCAGCAGGCTCAGCTCCTTGGGCAGATCGCCTCCGTGCTTGCCCGCCTGCGCCACCTCCAGCGGCAAGCTGTGCGACTCCGCCTCGCGATACACGCCCGCGTGCTCCCAGGTGCCGGCGTGCGGGTAGATCGCATAGCGGAACTCGTGCTCGCCCAGCGACTGCGCCAGCGTCATCTCGGGGTAAACGTCCCAGCGATCTATGACCGGCGACTGGCAGAACACGAACCCGCGCATGAGCGTGATCGCCACCGCGCGCTCGGGCCTGTCAATCGCC of Armatimonadota bacterium contains these proteins:
- a CDS encoding asparagine synthase-related protein, whose translation is MSITEIKSSELDAEQFIADKAAEIAATVGDGVAINALSGGVDSSAVTMLGHRALGDRLRTYFVENGLMREGEPQRIVDLFAGLGVIVEIVDARDQFFAALKGVTDPEEKREAITQTFYQHVFGKLVRDSGAKFLLQGTILTDVDETVAGIKRQHNVFAQLGIDPQDAFGYAIIEPLVQLRKDGVRKVAAALKLPESVSNRKPFPGPALAARVVGEVTPERIETVRRATVIVEAELSHTEAFQYMAILHQDRVTGMRDGKREFGLQIEVRCWDSVDARTAAPTRLPHEVLEKLAARMTSEVPGVVSVTYNIATKPPSTMEVV